In one Helicoverpa zea isolate HzStark_Cry1AcR chromosome 5, ilHelZeax1.1, whole genome shotgun sequence genomic region, the following are encoded:
- the LOC124630334 gene encoding elongation of very long chain fatty acids protein, whose product MEALSRLVEGYHDLMDNKSDQRVKGWLLMSSPFPTLAICLTYVFTVKVLGPKLMENRKPFELKKVLIFYNLFQVLFSIWLFYESLKSGWFTTYSFRCQPVDYSRSPDAMRTVHGCWWYYFSKFTEFFDTIFFVMRKKFDHVSKLHVIHHGIMPMSVWFGVKFTPGGHSTFFGMLNTFVHIVMYSYYLLAALGPKVQKYLWWKKYLTALQMVQFVLVFLHAFQLLFIDCDYPRAFVWWIGMHAVLFYYLFSDFYKQAYRKKAKKEKSKVKVEAEDLKSETKERMLPLLNGFGNGSALGDVRQRMAGAVASQ is encoded by the exons ATGGAGGCGCTGAGTAGGCTTGTCGAGGGCTACCATGACTTGATGGACAACAAAAGTGATCAGAGGGTGAAAGGCTGGCTTCTGATGTCGTCACCCTTCCCCACGCTCGCGATATGTCTCACATACGTATTCACAGTTAAA gTGTTGGGGCCGAAGTTGATGGAAAATAGAAAACCCTTCGAGTTGAAAAAAGTATTAATATTCTACAACTTGTTCCAAGTCCTTTTTAGTATTTGGCTGTTTTATGAG agtTTGAAGAGCGGTTGGTTCACGACGTACAGTTTTCGGTGTCAGCCTGTCGACTACTCGAGGTCTCCTGACGCGATGCGG ACAGTCCATGGCTGCTGGTGGTACTATTTCTCGAAGTTCACAGAGTTCTTCGATACG ATCTTCTTCGTGATGCGCAAGAAGTTTGACCACGTGTCGAAGCTCCACGTCATTCACCACGGGATCATGCCCATGTCCGTGTGGTTTGGAGTCAAGTTCACTCCAG GTGGTCACTCCACTTTCTTCGGAATGTTGAACACATTTGTACACATTGTGATGTACTCGTATTACCTGCTGGCTGCCCTCGGTCCTAAGGTCCAGAAGTACCTCTGGTGGAAGAAATACCTCACAGCACTACAGATG GTCCAGTTTGTGCTGGTGTTCCTTCACGCCTTCCAACTGCTGTTCATCGACTGCGACTACCCGCGAGCGTTCGTCTGGTGGATCGGCATGCACGCCGTACTCTTCTACTACCTATTCTCAGACTTCTACAAACAGGCCTACCGCAAGAAAGCCAAG AAAGAGAAATCCAAAGTGAAGGTGGAGGCCGAGGACTTGAAGTCGGAGACGAAGGAGAGGATGTTGCCGCTGCTGAACGGCTTCGGGAACGGGTCGGCGCTCGGCGACGTGCGCCAGAGGATGGCGGGCGCAGTCGCCTCGCAGTGA